The Methylomonas montana genome has a window encoding:
- a CDS encoding sigma-E factor negative regulatory protein: protein MQEQFNEKLSQFIDDELDCEQALLLLRSVQSDELLKDKLRRYQIVSQVLKSNEYSPVSSDFADKLHQQIRQEPIYFLPSKKPSVNWQKAALAIAASVVLAVVWVSSKVDKQMNSPFGSVEIVAHGKIPADAMNARFNEYLQAHDNALYVNSMQQTAQPYARVVGYHQE, encoded by the coding sequence ATGCAAGAACAATTTAACGAAAAACTGTCACAATTTATAGACGACGAACTCGACTGCGAACAAGCCTTGTTGCTGTTGAGATCGGTGCAAAGCGACGAACTGCTCAAAGACAAGCTGAGACGCTATCAAATCGTCAGCCAAGTATTGAAAAGTAATGAATATTCGCCGGTCAGCAGCGATTTTGCCGACAAGCTCCATCAGCAGATTCGACAAGAACCCATTTATTTCTTACCGAGCAAAAAACCGTCTGTGAACTGGCAAAAAGCTGCGTTGGCGATAGCCGCTTCGGTAGTTCTGGCGGTAGTTTGGGTCAGTAGCAAAGTCGATAAACAAATGAACAGCCCATTCGGTAGCGTCGAAATTGTCGCACACGGAAAAATACCGGCCGACGCGATGAATGCCCGCTTTAACGAGTATCTGCAAGCGCACGATAACGCGCTTTACGTCAATAGTATGCAACAAACGGCGCAGCCTTATGCGCGGGTGGTTGGTTATCATCAGGAATAA
- a CDS encoding ATP-binding protein, with amino-acid sequence MRLLHVIRLLMVLPVLLGLVMAALLVFAARQDRLKLQQLGEAQAITFESINLMSLGREIVRHPEERRASRQWKISNQHMTELLSRIDEAGYQERVERMGREQRILDDLFQRISLSGIPDKTALSQGLLQRLESQMALHVQTLAAEAGNLLRDIQRQQAETRQRIDSLIIALLLVLTFIVALFIGLNGRRLLHRLQRMRDATTQIGAGNLNYRIGDTQRDELGEFSRAFDTMTSNLRQVTASRDDLQREIDARVQAQLELQEYKNHLEELVAIRTRELVQSNRQLRETQFAMDRSGIAIQWLDADSGRLLYVNDQTGAMLGYSLDELLLLCIGDICPDFPRERFKQLVMPCREQGYIRLESTYRTKGGRRFPVEAVLYYQPPQPEVADRFIAFVTDISQRKAAEQALLQAKEAAEAANRAKSVFLSNMSHELRTPLNAILGFAQIMARDDTLDKTHRSRLETINRSGRHLLSLINDVLEISRIEAGRTTVQNEVFCLADTLMAVEDMIRARAESKSLRFVSECGGELPRYVVGDAHHLRQVLINLLGNAIKYTEQGVVKLRLQAAEGFIRFEVADTGVGIGADDLPRIFQAFYQTEAGVAKGEGTGLGLAISHEFVRLMGSEIKVSSEPGKGSVFTFTLSLPEANAPAMTVEPSRVIGLAAEQPTVRVLVVEDNADSSELITLLLSNVGFEVRAVENGQQAIECFESWQPQFIWMDMRMPVLDGYQATKVIRSLPGGGQVKIAALTASAFREDRQAILDAGCDEMLSKPVDEYRLFRIMGDLLGLHYRFAEQGATASAGQTAVDAGLDLSQLSPTLRAELADAAELLDADVVQAIIERLRPDFPEQAKTIAAWVDAYRFDVVAKLCRGIAD; translated from the coding sequence ATGCGCTTGCTTCATGTGATTCGGCTGTTGATGGTTTTACCCGTGCTGCTCGGCTTGGTCATGGCTGCGTTGTTGGTTTTTGCCGCCAGGCAAGACCGCTTGAAATTGCAGCAACTTGGAGAAGCTCAAGCCATTACATTCGAAAGCATCAATTTGATGAGTCTTGGCCGGGAAATCGTCAGACACCCTGAGGAGCGGCGCGCATCTCGACAATGGAAAATTTCCAATCAGCATATGACGGAACTGTTGTCGCGCATCGATGAGGCCGGCTACCAAGAAAGGGTAGAGCGTATGGGACGCGAACAGCGGATACTCGATGATCTTTTTCAGCGGATTTCGCTGAGCGGCATTCCCGACAAAACGGCGTTATCGCAAGGACTCTTGCAACGTTTGGAAAGCCAGATGGCATTGCACGTGCAGACGCTGGCAGCAGAAGCCGGCAATCTGCTGCGCGATATTCAGCGTCAGCAAGCAGAGACTCGTCAACGGATTGATTCGCTGATCATCGCATTGTTATTGGTATTGACCTTTATAGTGGCCTTATTCATCGGTTTGAACGGTCGGCGTCTGCTACATCGCTTACAGCGGATGCGAGATGCGACCACGCAAATAGGGGCTGGTAATCTGAATTACCGGATTGGCGACACGCAACGTGACGAATTGGGAGAGTTTTCCCGCGCATTCGATACGATGACCAGCAATCTCAGACAGGTAACAGCCAGTCGCGACGATTTGCAGCGTGAGATCGATGCCCGAGTGCAGGCGCAGCTTGAGTTACAGGAATATAAAAACCACCTGGAAGAATTAGTGGCGATTCGCACCCGCGAATTGGTGCAGAGCAACCGTCAGTTGAGGGAAACACAGTTTGCCATGGATCGCTCCGGCATCGCCATCCAGTGGCTGGATGCGGACAGCGGCCGCCTGCTCTATGTCAACGATCAAACCGGTGCCATGTTGGGTTATTCGTTGGACGAATTGTTACTACTGTGCATAGGCGACATCTGTCCGGATTTTCCGCGAGAGCGATTTAAGCAGCTGGTGATGCCTTGCCGCGAACAGGGCTACATCCGGCTTGAAAGCACTTATAGAACCAAAGGCGGCCGACGTTTTCCCGTTGAGGCGGTGCTTTACTATCAGCCGCCTCAGCCGGAGGTCGCCGATCGCTTTATTGCCTTCGTTACCGACATCAGCCAGCGCAAAGCCGCCGAGCAAGCCTTGTTGCAAGCCAAGGAAGCTGCGGAAGCGGCTAATCGAGCCAAAAGCGTGTTTTTGTCCAATATGTCGCATGAATTGCGCACGCCGCTAAATGCCATTTTGGGCTTTGCGCAGATCATGGCGCGCGACGACACATTAGATAAAACCCATCGCAGCAGGTTGGAAACCATCAACCGTAGCGGTCGCCATTTGCTGTCGCTGATTAATGACGTGCTGGAAATCTCCCGTATCGAAGCAGGGCGCACCACGGTACAAAATGAAGTATTTTGTCTGGCCGATACGCTGATGGCGGTTGAGGACATGATTCGTGCGCGTGCGGAATCGAAGAGTTTGCGTTTTGTCAGCGAATGTGGCGGTGAACTGCCTCGCTATGTGGTCGGCGATGCTCATCATTTGCGGCAAGTGTTGATCAACTTACTGGGCAATGCCATCAAATACACCGAGCAGGGGGTGGTCAAGCTGCGTTTGCAGGCCGCAGAAGGCTTCATTCGTTTTGAAGTGGCCGATACCGGTGTCGGTATAGGTGCCGACGACCTGCCACGTATTTTTCAGGCCTTTTATCAGACCGAGGCCGGCGTCGCCAAAGGTGAGGGTACCGGCCTTGGGCTGGCTATCAGCCACGAATTTGTTCGACTGATGGGTAGCGAGATCAAGGTGTCCAGTGAACCTGGCAAGGGCAGTGTGTTTACCTTTACCTTATCGCTACCCGAAGCCAACGCGCCGGCTATGACCGTCGAGCCAAGCCGGGTTATCGGTCTGGCAGCGGAGCAGCCGACGGTGAGGGTGCTGGTGGTGGAAGACAATGCCGATAGCAGTGAGTTGATTACCTTGCTGCTGAGCAATGTGGGATTTGAAGTGCGGGCGGTCGAAAACGGCCAACAGGCCATCGAATGTTTCGAGAGCTGGCAGCCGCAATTTATCTGGATGGATATGCGCATGCCGGTGCTGGACGGGTATCAGGCCACCAAAGTCATTCGATCTTTGCCGGGCGGTGGACAGGTAAAAATCGCCGCGCTGACCGCCAGCGCCTTTCGGGAAGATCGGCAAGCTATTCTCGACGCCGGCTGCGACGAGATGCTGTCCAAACCGGTGGACGAATATCGCCTGTTTCGAATCATGGGCGATCTGCTTGGCTTACACTACCGGTTTGCCGAACAGGGCGCGACCGCTTCGGCGGGGCAAACAGCAGTTGATGCCGGGCTCGATCTGTCGCAGCTCAGCCCTACATTGCGCGCCGAACTGGCGGATGCCGCCGAGCTCCTCGATGCCGATGTCGTGCAAGCCATCATCGAGCGTCTGCGCCCCGACTTTCCGGAACAGGCCAAAACCATCGCTGCCTGGGTGGATGCTTACCGGTTCGACGTGGTGGCGAAATTGTGTCGCGGCATTGCCGATTAA
- a CDS encoding MucB/RseB C-terminal domain-containing protein produces MRALAAFFLWMIYQVAVAEPLSAAQWLDKMNMAMKTLNFRGTVIFMKNGQLDTMKYQHSAENGVEQERLSSLNSPMREVTRKSNEVTCVFKETSQKIVNHHPLDSSFIVNVPSNTSVLEKYYQLGLAGQESIAMLPTQILTIQPKDTLRYSRKIWIDTQHFLPLKVEVYNLDGHILEQVVFTDLNTDAVTAANGSDGDEQQFHVKHIHASEAEPFEKASFVLKNWPVGFESVFFIRNSIQQSQKAVDHLLISDGFSTVSVYLEAKESQGIKGLHSLGSVNSFSKVIGDMQFTVLGEVPAKTVELIADGIALR; encoded by the coding sequence GTGAGAGCGTTAGCGGCTTTTTTTCTATGGATGATTTATCAAGTCGCCGTTGCCGAGCCACTCAGCGCGGCACAATGGCTGGACAAGATGAATATGGCAATGAAAACCCTGAATTTTCGAGGGACTGTCATTTTCATGAAAAACGGTCAGCTCGATACGATGAAGTATCAACACAGTGCTGAAAATGGCGTCGAACAGGAACGCTTATCTTCGCTGAATTCGCCGATGCGCGAAGTGACCCGCAAGTCCAACGAGGTAACCTGTGTCTTCAAGGAAACCAGCCAAAAGATAGTAAACCATCATCCGCTCGACAGTTCTTTCATTGTCAATGTGCCGTCAAACACCAGCGTATTGGAAAAGTATTATCAGTTAGGCTTGGCTGGCCAGGAGTCCATCGCAATGTTGCCGACGCAAATCCTGACTATTCAACCGAAGGATACGCTGCGCTATTCCCGGAAAATCTGGATAGATACCCAACATTTTTTACCGTTGAAAGTTGAAGTTTACAATTTAGACGGGCATATCTTGGAGCAAGTGGTATTCACCGATTTGAATACCGATGCGGTGACGGCCGCGAACGGCAGCGATGGCGACGAACAGCAGTTTCATGTCAAACATATTCACGCCAGTGAAGCCGAGCCGTTTGAAAAAGCGTCATTCGTATTGAAAAATTGGCCGGTCGGTTTCGAGTCGGTATTTTTTATTCGCAATTCCATCCAGCAATCCCAGAAAGCCGTGGATCATCTGTTGATCAGCGACGGTTTTTCTACAGTTTCCGTGTATTTGGAGGCGAAAGAATCACAGGGTATCAAGGGTTTGCATAGCCTGGGCTCTGTCAATTCTTTCAGCAAGGTGATCGGCGATATGCAATTTACCGTGTTGGGTGAAGTGCCCGCCAAGACCGTCGAGCTGATTGCCGACGGCATAGCATTGCGCTAG
- the cysK gene encoding cysteine synthase A — protein MPTANNVTQLIGNTPLLKLHKLVPEDSATVLVKLESRNPGGSVKDRIGLAMIQAAEKMGHLRHGGTIVEPTSGNTGIALAMVAAARGYHCILTMPETMSIERRQLLALYGAEIVLTPGAEGMKGAIAKAEEIARHTPGAYMPQQFENPANPEVHRQTTAQEIWSATDGQVDAFVCGVGTGGTISGVADVIKNRNPQFKVIAVEPAESPVISGGIHSPHKIQGIGAGFVPKNLEVDLLDGIELVSTAEAFAMRKRLVEEEGIMAGISSGASVCGALRVAAQLGLGKTVVTIIHDTGERYLSMS, from the coding sequence ATGCCTACCGCAAATAATGTAACTCAATTGATCGGCAACACGCCGTTGCTGAAATTACATAAACTGGTTCCGGAAGATTCGGCAACGGTGCTAGTGAAGCTGGAATCGAGGAATCCTGGCGGTTCAGTGAAGGACCGGATCGGTTTGGCGATGATTCAGGCCGCGGAAAAAATGGGGCATTTGAGACACGGCGGCACTATCGTCGAACCTACCTCAGGCAACACGGGTATCGCTTTGGCCATGGTGGCTGCCGCGCGCGGTTACCATTGCATCTTGACGATGCCGGAGACGATGTCGATCGAACGTCGGCAATTATTGGCTTTATATGGTGCCGAAATTGTGTTGACGCCCGGCGCCGAAGGTATGAAAGGTGCGATTGCTAAAGCGGAAGAGATTGCTAGGCATACACCTGGTGCGTATATGCCGCAGCAATTTGAAAACCCCGCGAATCCGGAAGTGCATAGGCAGACCACTGCTCAGGAAATCTGGTCGGCGACCGATGGCCAAGTCGATGCCTTCGTCTGTGGCGTCGGTACTGGCGGTACCATTTCCGGAGTCGCCGACGTGATTAAAAACCGCAATCCGCAGTTTAAGGTGATTGCCGTCGAGCCGGCGGAATCGCCGGTGATTTCCGGCGGCATCCATTCGCCACACAAGATTCAAGGCATAGGTGCCGGTTTCGTGCCGAAAAATCTCGAGGTTGATTTGCTGGACGGCATCGAATTGGTCAGTACTGCTGAGGCGTTTGCAATGCGTAAAAGACTGGTCGAAGAAGAGGGCATCATGGCCGGCATTTCGTCCGGTGCCAGTGTCTGTGGCGCGTTGCGGGTAGCGGCGCAACTGGGACTCGGTAAAACTGTGGTGACCATTATTCACGACACCGGCGAGCGCTATCTCAGCATGAGCTGA
- a CDS encoding DegQ family serine endoprotease, producing MLNKLFYGVLIFLLAIDASYAQLPDFTEMVKTNGDAVVNISTTQKAPDIQAGADQQQMPPDMPPEMEEFFRHFFQGPGRGNTPRETNSLGSGFVISKDGYVLTNHHVVNNASEIVVKLKDRRELIAKLIGSDESTDVALLKVEAKDLPVVEIGAPDQLQVGEWVLAIGTPFGFDQSVTAGIVSAKGRSLPDGNYVPFIQTDVAINPGNSGGPLFNMQGKVVGINSQIYSRSGGYMGLSFAIPIDVAMNVVEQIKSKGKVSRGWLGVQIQDVTRQLAESFGMDRPHGALVSKVIPGGPAEKAGIQIGDIIVEFNGQVIETSGELPPRVGMTPIDEKAKVKIIRQGDKQDLSVKIGLLPAQAAALPSPAPAAAEIAVNRLGLAVADLTAEQRQQLQVEKNGVLVQKVNKGIALEAGIQPGDIILRVQNNVVRDAAEFNAIVAKLPVEKSIAVLIQRNGSPVFLAFKIDK from the coding sequence ATGCTTAACAAGCTGTTTTATGGAGTTTTGATATTTTTATTGGCGATTGATGCAAGCTACGCGCAATTGCCCGATTTTACCGAAATGGTTAAAACCAATGGCGATGCGGTGGTTAACATCAGCACTACCCAAAAAGCCCCCGATATACAGGCTGGTGCCGATCAGCAGCAAATGCCGCCGGACATGCCGCCGGAAATGGAAGAGTTTTTCCGGCATTTCTTTCAGGGACCAGGCCGCGGCAATACGCCCAGAGAAACCAATTCCTTGGGCTCCGGTTTCGTGATTTCCAAGGACGGCTATGTGTTGACCAATCACCATGTGGTCAACAATGCCTCGGAGATTGTCGTTAAATTGAAAGACCGCCGGGAGCTGATCGCCAAGTTGATCGGTTCCGACGAGAGTACTGACGTGGCCTTGCTGAAAGTTGAAGCCAAGGACTTACCAGTAGTCGAAATCGGTGCGCCTGATCAATTGCAAGTCGGCGAATGGGTGTTAGCTATCGGTACGCCGTTCGGTTTCGATCAGTCGGTCACCGCCGGTATTGTTAGTGCCAAGGGCCGCAGCCTGCCGGACGGCAACTATGTGCCTTTCATCCAAACCGACGTGGCGATCAATCCAGGCAATTCGGGCGGCCCTTTATTTAATATGCAGGGCAAAGTAGTAGGGATCAACTCGCAAATCTACAGCCGTTCCGGCGGTTATATGGGCCTGTCGTTCGCGATTCCTATCGATGTGGCGATGAATGTAGTCGAACAAATCAAAAGCAAGGGCAAGGTGTCTCGGGGTTGGTTGGGCGTGCAAATCCAAGACGTTACTCGCCAGTTGGCTGAGTCGTTTGGTATGGACAGACCGCACGGCGCATTGGTCTCTAAGGTAATACCGGGCGGACCGGCGGAAAAAGCCGGCATTCAGATTGGCGACATCATCGTTGAGTTTAACGGCCAAGTCATCGAAACCTCCGGCGAACTGCCGCCTAGGGTGGGCATGACGCCGATCGACGAAAAAGCCAAGGTTAAAATCATTCGCCAAGGCGACAAGCAGGATCTTAGCGTTAAGATCGGCTTACTGCCTGCACAAGCCGCCGCTTTACCAAGCCCGGCGCCTGCTGCCGCTGAAATCGCGGTCAACCGTTTGGGATTGGCGGTGGCGGATTTGACGGCCGAACAGCGCCAACAATTACAGGTTGAAAAAAACGGTGTGTTGGTACAAAAGGTTAATAAAGGCATTGCGCTGGAAGCCGGCATCCAACCGGGCGACATAATTTTGCGGGTTCAAAATAACGTGGTGCGCGATGCCGCCGAGTTTAATGCTATCGTTGCTAAATTACCGGTTGAAAAATCTATTGCGGTTTTGATACAACGTAACGGTAGTCCAGTATTTTTAGCTTTTAAAATCGATAAATAA
- a CDS encoding alpha-keto acid decarboxylase family protein — MNTAKFDTIGQYLLKRLYDAGVEHIFGVPGDYVLGFYDLMVKSPVQHIGTTREDSAAFAADGYARCRGMGALAVTYGVGALNTVNAIAGAYAESSPVVLISGAPGVREQRNDPLLHHRFGPFTFQREIFERISCACVVLNDPVIAFRQIDHAIESARHFCKPVYIEIPRDLVMSEGYPIPAAATETFASNETALSEAIAETMELLSKSVSPMIVAGIELHRRGLQAALADFVERAGMPVVATMTGKSVMAERHPAYLGIYEGAMSAETVRYTVEQSDLLLMLGVTLNEIDTGIYTAKLNPHLTIRAALDEVVISAHRYPGVALDDFLSALASAIKTPSEKFVSPPSTSETLAFPEPDRPITTARLIERLNQALSQDMIVVCDVGDCLFAAIDLRVHEQSEFLASAFYTTMGFAVPAALGAQIARPDHRALILVGDGAFQMTGTELSTHARLGLNPIVVVFNNGGYSTERCILEGPFNDINPWRFDRLGELFGPLMGYEASTEAEFEEALIKALNDRSMPSIINVHLSADDASSAMKRLTEHLKSRV; from the coding sequence ATGAACACGGCAAAATTCGACACTATCGGCCAATATCTCCTCAAACGCCTTTACGACGCGGGTGTCGAACACATCTTCGGCGTACCGGGCGATTACGTGCTGGGTTTTTACGATCTGATGGTCAAAAGCCCGGTCCAGCATATCGGCACCACCCGGGAAGATTCGGCGGCTTTTGCCGCCGACGGTTATGCGCGTTGCCGCGGCATGGGGGCATTGGCGGTTACTTACGGTGTCGGCGCTTTAAATACCGTCAATGCCATCGCCGGCGCTTATGCGGAGTCTTCGCCCGTGGTGCTGATCAGCGGCGCGCCCGGCGTACGCGAACAACGCAACGATCCCCTGCTTCATCATCGTTTCGGCCCTTTTACCTTCCAGCGTGAAATTTTCGAACGCATTAGCTGCGCCTGCGTAGTACTCAACGATCCGGTCATTGCTTTTCGGCAGATAGACCATGCCATAGAGTCCGCCCGCCATTTTTGTAAACCGGTTTACATCGAAATTCCCCGCGATTTGGTGATGTCGGAAGGTTATCCGATCCCGGCCGCGGCGACGGAAACGTTTGCCAGCAACGAAACGGCTTTGTCGGAAGCCATCGCCGAGACCATGGAACTGTTATCCAAGTCGGTATCGCCGATGATCGTTGCCGGCATCGAATTGCACAGGCGCGGACTCCAGGCGGCTTTAGCCGATTTTGTCGAGCGCGCCGGCATGCCGGTGGTCGCGACGATGACCGGCAAATCGGTGATGGCCGAGCGGCATCCCGCTTATCTGGGCATTTACGAAGGAGCGATGAGTGCCGAGACGGTGCGCTACACGGTGGAACAATCCGATTTGCTACTGATGTTGGGCGTGACCCTGAATGAAATCGATACCGGCATCTACACCGCAAAACTAAACCCGCATTTGACGATCCGCGCCGCACTAGACGAGGTGGTAATCAGCGCGCATCGCTATCCCGGTGTCGCGTTGGACGATTTTCTCAGCGCTTTGGCGAGCGCGATCAAAACGCCCAGCGAAAAATTTGTATCGCCGCCTTCGACATCGGAAACCCTGGCGTTTCCCGAACCGGACCGGCCCATCACTACGGCCCGTTTAATCGAGCGGCTGAATCAAGCGCTGAGTCAAGATATGATCGTGGTTTGCGATGTCGGCGACTGCCTGTTTGCCGCCATCGATTTAAGGGTGCACGAGCAGAGCGAGTTTCTGGCTTCGGCTTTCTACACCACCATGGGTTTTGCCGTACCTGCCGCACTCGGCGCGCAAATCGCCCGCCCCGACCATCGCGCCCTGATACTGGTCGGCGATGGCGCGTTTCAAATGACCGGCACCGAGTTATCCACGCATGCGCGCTTGGGTTTAAATCCCATCGTGGTGGTGTTTAACAATGGCGGCTACAGCACCGAACGCTGCATTCTGGAAGGTCCATTTAACGATATAAACCCCTGGCGTTTCGACCGACTAGGAGAGCTTTTTGGCCCGTTAATGGGCTACGAAGCCAGCACGGAAGCGGAATTTGAAGAGGCGCTGATAAAAGCCCTGAACGACCGAAGCATGCCCAGCATTATTAATGTCCATCTCTCGGCCGATGATGCGTCCTCGGCCATGAAACGGCTTACCGAGCACTTGAAGTCCAGAGTATAA
- the rpoE gene encoding RNA polymerase sigma factor RpoE → MNEQARIIEDLDQELVQRVQQGDKSAFDLLVIKYQHKIVHLVNRYVKDPSEAQDVAQDAFIKAYRALGDFRGDSAFYTWLYRIAINTAKNYLLSRSRRHFDYEIDVQDAEQVENAPQLKDIETPENLLMNEQIVAVIKAAIEKLPEEMRVAITLREFEGMSYEEIAEAMDCPIGTVRSRIFRAREAIDQKLNPLLD, encoded by the coding sequence GTGAACGAACAAGCAAGGATTATTGAAGATTTGGATCAAGAATTGGTGCAGCGTGTGCAGCAAGGGGATAAGTCTGCGTTCGATCTTTTGGTGATCAAATATCAGCACAAAATCGTCCACTTGGTGAATCGCTATGTCAAAGATCCCAGCGAGGCACAGGACGTGGCTCAAGATGCTTTCATCAAGGCTTATCGGGCCTTAGGTGATTTTCGTGGTGATAGTGCTTTCTACACTTGGTTGTATCGCATTGCGATCAACACCGCCAAAAATTATTTGCTGTCTCGTTCGCGCCGTCATTTTGATTACGAGATCGATGTTCAGGATGCCGAACAGGTCGAAAATGCGCCGCAGTTGAAAGACATAGAAACGCCGGAAAATTTATTGATGAACGAACAGATCGTCGCGGTAATTAAAGCGGCGATCGAAAAATTACCCGAAGAAATGCGCGTTGCGATTACGCTCAGGGAATTTGAAGGGATGAGTTACGAGGAAATAGCGGAAGCGATGGATTGTCCAATCGGCACGGTACGCTCGCGAATTTTTAGAGCGCGCGAAGCCATCGATCAAAAATTAAACCCATTGCTCGACTAA
- the nadB gene encoding L-aspartate oxidase, whose product MTTLIENHRPNTAESYYDILIAGSGGAGLSLALHLADSYKVAVLAKFALTECSTYYAQGGISAVFDDQYDSIESHIEDTLIAGAGLCDPNIVRLTVAQGRQSIEWLRRQGVNFTQETTADGVKQLHLNREGGHSHRRIVHTDDATGKAVSLSLIERAQAHPNISLLEYHNVVELITAAKLGASEQRICGAYVLDSKSGNVKSIAAKVVVLATGGANKVYLYSTNPHISSGDGIALAWRAGCRISNMEFMQFHPTCLYHPTARSFLISEAVRGEGGHLILPDGERFMRRYDERMELAPRDIVARAIDSEIKKHGIECVYLDISHKSREFIQKHFPTIYTQCLELDIDISQQPIPVVPAAHYTCGGVLTDANARTDIPGLYAIGEVACTGLHGANRMASNSLLECLVFAEQANQDIRRTFDQLPTPLPLPAWDASKVSDSDEEVVIAHNWDELRRFMWDYVGIVRTNKRLERAMNRLVLLKEEIAEYYGQFRITSDLLELRNLVIVAELIIRCAQQRKESRGLHYTKDYPELDNSQPPQNTVLTPDKPGSKAR is encoded by the coding sequence TTGACCACATTGATAGAAAACCATCGCCCCAATACCGCAGAATCCTATTACGATATTCTTATTGCCGGCAGTGGCGGAGCCGGACTCAGCCTAGCCCTACATCTGGCTGACTCATACAAAGTTGCAGTACTTGCCAAATTCGCGCTGACCGAATGCAGCACCTATTACGCCCAAGGCGGTATTTCGGCGGTATTCGACGATCAATACGATTCTATCGAATCGCATATCGAAGACACACTCATTGCCGGCGCCGGCCTTTGCGACCCGAATATCGTGCGTCTGACCGTCGCCCAAGGCCGGCAGAGCATTGAATGGTTACGTCGGCAAGGGGTTAACTTCACCCAGGAAACAACCGCTGACGGCGTCAAACAGCTACATTTGAACCGCGAAGGTGGCCACTCTCACCGCCGCATTGTCCATACCGACGACGCCACCGGCAAAGCCGTCTCGCTGTCCTTGATCGAACGCGCCCAGGCTCACCCCAATATCAGTTTGCTGGAATATCACAATGTGGTGGAACTGATCACCGCCGCCAAGCTAGGCGCCAGCGAACAACGTATTTGTGGTGCCTATGTGTTGGACAGCAAATCCGGCAATGTCAAATCAATTGCCGCCAAAGTAGTAGTGCTAGCCACCGGCGGCGCCAACAAGGTATATCTGTATTCGACCAACCCACACATTTCCAGCGGCGATGGCATCGCGCTGGCCTGGCGCGCCGGGTGCCGAATCAGCAATATGGAGTTCATGCAGTTTCATCCGACCTGCTTGTACCACCCCACGGCACGCTCGTTTCTGATCAGCGAAGCGGTGCGCGGCGAAGGCGGCCATTTGATTCTGCCGGACGGGGAACGCTTCATGCGCCGTTACGACGAGCGCATGGAACTGGCGCCGCGCGACATCGTCGCCCGCGCTATCGATAGCGAGATCAAGAAACATGGCATCGAATGCGTCTATCTCGACATTAGCCACAAATCGCGGGAGTTCATTCAAAAGCATTTCCCGACGATTTATACACAGTGTCTGGAACTGGATATCGACATCAGCCAGCAACCGATTCCGGTGGTGCCGGCAGCGCATTATACCTGCGGCGGCGTGTTGACCGATGCCAACGCCCGTACCGACATACCCGGTTTGTACGCGATTGGCGAAGTAGCCTGCACGGGCCTGCACGGCGCCAACCGCATGGCCAGCAACTCGCTGCTGGAATGTCTGGTATTTGCCGAACAAGCCAATCAAGACATTCGTCGCACATTCGATCAATTGCCGACGCCTTTGCCGCTACCAGCCTGGGATGCATCCAAAGTCAGCGATTCCGACGAAGAAGTCGTGATCGCCCATAACTGGGACGAACTACGCCGCTTCATGTGGGACTACGTCGGCATCGTCCGCACCAATAAACGCCTGGAACGGGCGATGAACCGTTTGGTACTGTTAAAAGAAGAAATTGCCGAATACTACGGCCAATTCCGCATCACCAGCGACTTGCTGGAATTGCGTAATTTGGTCATCGTCGCCGAACTGATCATCCGTTGCGCCCAACAGCGCAAGGAAAGCCGCGGCCTGCATTACACCAAGGATTATCCCGAACTGGACAATAGCCAGCCACCGCAAAATACAGTGCTGACACCGGATAAACCTGGCAGCAAAGCGCGCTGA